The genomic stretch TTGGTGTCACACAGTTTATAAAACAGCACCAATCAGAAAAACAATTAAAGAGTATCTGGGGCAGGAAAAACCAACGGTATTATTAATCGATGGAATCAGAGCAGAGGAAAGTGCGCGGAGAAGCAAGTACGACAACATACAGTTCGGCACAAAAGAAATGCTTCAAATCAATGTGAGCCCGATTTTAGAATGGTCATCTCTTGAAGTATTTCTATACATGTTTTTACGAAAATTAAGCTTCAATCAAATGTATCGCTGGGGTTATTCGCGAGTTGGATGTATTATATGTCCATATTCATCATCATGGGGCGAGTATTTATCAAGAAGGTTATTCGAAGAAGATGTCGAACCGTATCTTACTATCATCAAACAAAATGTTGAGAGTTCCCACATTCCTGATATCAATAACTATATCTCTGAGGGGAGGTGGAAATCCCGAAGTGGAGGGCTTGATTTAGACTATGGAGGCAATAGAGCGGAATTTATTGTTGATGATGGGAATCTCACTATAATAACTGATAGAGATAGCCCGAATTTCTGGACCTGGTTAAAAATATTGGGACCTATAGTCAAGCATAACAATCAGGGTGAAATAAAATATGAAGGAGAGATCTACCCTATCACTCAGGTGGCACGAAAGAATGGGGCAAAATATATTATCAAAGGCGCGGGTAAGAACATAAAATTTATAAACTTAATAAAAAAATTGAGTAATAAATCTCAATACTGTATATCTTGCCAAGCCTGTGAGGCGGTCTGCCCTACGAGTGCGTTGACGATCTCCGGTGGACTGAAAATAGATACAGACAAATGCACCAATTGCTTTAACTGCGCTAATTATGTCGAAAAAGGGTGCTGGGTTGCAAAATCAATATCGCATGTTGGCTTCCAAAAGGTGAAAATGATGACAGGGAAGGGAATGAGCCGGTATCAAGGTTTTGGATTAGAGAAGAGGTGGATGTCTTATTTTCTCGAAGGCGATGACTGGGAAAACGAGAGAACCTCTCACCTAGGCAATTGTCAGATAAGTGGATTCAAGAACTGGTTAAAAGATGCAGGACTCTTTGACAAAAAGCCGACTGAATTGGGGGATCTGTTCGTTGAACTATCGGATATTAATGATAATTTCATGTGGGCAGTTATCTGGAGCAATTTATCAGAAAATTCCCCGTTAGTTAATTGGTACTCTCTCCATGTGCCAGAGGGGTCTTATTCAAAGAGTGAGTTAGTCAATCTGATGGCATCATTCAGAGGACAGGACACACCCAACCGAACAGACACAAATGCCGCTAGTTCTCTCATCGGTACATTAACAAAATCCCCAATAGGAGATATATTGAATCAAGGATTTGAGTCAAAGAGAGGTAATGAAAAGATCTATTCAAAAGGAGCACCCCAGGAGACCCCAGACTTAGCAATACTATACACGATTTACCGCTATGCCGCTCGGAATGAGCGCAAACGTCTCATCGCAAGTGAATTAATTACGAATAAAGAAGTAACTCCACATTGGGCGTTCTGTTTAGATTATAATGCAATTAGAGCAGCACTAGTAAGACTTGCATCAAAGTATCCTGATCTGGTTCATGTTGAGTTCTCAGGAAATCTAGATAATATCAATCTTTCAGAGTCGGAAACCGCAATAGACATCGTGAAGAGATATATTACCGATACAATTCATTGAACGGAAGCAGCTCAGCGTCCATGGCAATGAGATGATTAGAGGGATAAACCGATACAAAGACTTTGGCCTACGTCAAGAGTAGTTTCACCGCTTTTTAACCCACGGGAGGATTGGAACGTCAATTCTCCTCTTGGCAACAGGCAGGTTGAGGGGTTTACACGGTGGCTCATCGATGCTGGCCTCTGGGATAAAAGTGGACCAACTAACCTGGGCAAGGTAATGATCCAGCGTAGTAAATCTGACAATTCCATCCTTTGGTTGACGATCTGGGCTCATCTCTCGTTCAGGTTCCCAGTGGTACAATGGTATGCCTATTGCATTCCGTGTGGATCTACCAGAAGAAGGAACTCGTGGGCATGCTCTCACTCTACAGGGACATGGCAGTACCCAATAGAACAGACCTCAACACGATTAACGCCCTTTTAGAGACGTTGCATCGCCCGCCGTTAGGCGAAAAATGGGGTTTAGGTGCCATATTCAGGGAATCGAACAAAGCGCGCATAGTAAAGACAGCGCCTCCAGAAAAGATACCTCTTCACGCCCTAATAGTTGATCTCGCCTTCATCTGCCGGGAAACGGGTCAAACCCGGCTCAATCCCTTCGAACTTCAGAGTGATCACCAGTTGTCTCCTTGCCGCCTCTTCCAGATAACCGATAACCAGCTTACAGAGGCATGTGTGCAAGCCAGCAGGCTCAACCCCGAATTCATCCGAATCCTCGAAGAGAAAGGAAGCGATTTAATCGAACTGTTACCTCCGGCAACCCCTGAGAACATTTTAAATAATTATTATAATAAGATATGGATATAAGAACGTATTTATCGCCTGG from Methanoculleus chikugoensis encodes the following:
- a CDS encoding phosphoadenosine phosphosulfate reductase family protein, translating into MYNIRWDTETNGVLLTSEQGDVQASVRPVFFEELDLLGFNTRGFRYPRVEGPLLWAAGRAYYYRGEKIAIAHGGGFYEDVDLEILTEIRDIEPVNLDEVLEKNIDKIHFYTHDSMNFIRSTVEKYKDKVDIVTVSFSGGKDSVVVADLVKRTLNSTNFVVIFADTQLESKMTYDFVDQFHHENPKIQVLKARLGRDQTELWGKLGPPSRINRWCHTVYKTAPIRKTIKEYLGQEKPTVLLIDGIRAEESARRSKYDNIQFGTKEMLQINVSPILEWSSLEVFLYMFLRKLSFNQMYRWGYSRVGCIICPYSSSWGEYLSRRLFEEDVEPYLTIIKQNVESSHIPDINNYISEGRWKSRSGGLDLDYGGNRAEFIVDDGNLTIITDRDSPNFWTWLKILGPIVKHNNQGEIKYEGEIYPITQVARKNGAKYIIKGAGKNIKFINLIKKLSNKSQYCISCQACEAVCPTSALTISGGLKIDTDKCTNCFNCANYVEKGCWVAKSISHVGFQKVKMMTGKGMSRYQGFGLEKRWMSYFLEGDDWENERTSHLGNCQISGFKNWLKDAGLFDKKPTELGDLFVELSDINDNFMWAVIWSNLSENSPLVNWYSLHVPEGSYSKSELVNLMASFRGQDTPNRTDTNAASSLIGTLTKSPIGDILNQGFESKRGNEKIYSKGAPQETPDLAILYTIYRYAARNERKRLIASELITNKEVTPHWAFCLDYNAIRAALVRLASKYPDLVHVEFSGNLDNINLSESETAIDIVKRYITDTIH